A genomic stretch from Falco naumanni isolate bFalNau1 chromosome 4, bFalNau1.pat, whole genome shotgun sequence includes:
- the MIEF2 gene encoding mitochondrial dynamics protein MID49, with protein MAGLGRPRGERQAGNGLGSVLDVLLANARLVLGVSGGAVLAIATLAVKRLIDRATSPRDEGDPKAEQKTLEESWQDLALIKATPKPPKKQRREDLSQPLLPPVQPPAPETPQVKSICLTLQEKLLSHYSSWLAVPEVQVSIAPQLARSIGTQLQNFLWSKCPEMPFGRLFLSGPLLDGLGALAADHIHLMLPVVLDTALWSLIPGEDTVVRNPQYWLIKRTDLEYFPRGCSPWDRFIVGQYLSSNVLNETLHKMLVASINWPAIGNLLGSVIYPVVASQELRLEVKHDQVELSITLFPVVEMEGKVLLAVPPEGLVENLWLESFYKAEVSKVKELDAADAGARQHCLRILNGICKSHPALHKLSGSPLTHVILHLSATSSDWAEESLADRFQQVLEELVGYLEKGVLPSYFNCKINLFCELLEEEIDEMGFLLYRAISEPELLLREK; from the exons ATGGCCGGGCTCGGGCGACCGCGGGGCGAGCGGCAGGCGGGCAACGGGCTGGGCAGCGTCCTCGACGTGCTGTTGGCCAACgccaggctggtgctgggtgtCAGCGGTGGGGCCGTGCTCGCCATCGCCACGCTGGCCGTCAAGCGG ctgATAGACCGAGCCACCAGCCCTCGCGATGAAGGCGACCCTAAGGCTGAGCAGAAGACGCTGGAGGAGAGCTGGCAGGACTTGGCCTTGATCAAGGCAACACCAAAACCTCccaagaagcagagaagggaagACCTCAGCCAGCCTCTACTCCCTCCGGTTCAGCCACCGGCACCAG AGACTCCTCAGGTCAAATCCATCTGCCTCACGCTGCAGGAGAAGCTCCTCTCGCACTACAGCAGCTGGCTGGCCGTGCCTGAGGTGCAGGTGTCCATCGCCCCACAGCTGGCCAGGAGCATTGGCACCCAACTGCAGAACTTCTTGTGGAGCAAGTGCCCAGAGATGCCCTTTGGCAGACTCTTCCTCAGCGGTCCTCTGCTCGATGGCCTCGGAGCTCTGGCAGCTGACCATATCCACCTCATGCTGCCAGTGGTCCTCGACACCGCGCTGTGGAGCCTTATCCCGGGAGAGGACACCGTGGTGAGGAACCCCCAGTACTGGCTGATCAAGAGGACTGATCTGGAGTATTTCCCTCGCGGGTGCAGCCCCTGGGACAGGTTCATCGTGGGCCAGTACCTCTCCTCCAATGTGCTTAATGAAACCCTCCACAAGATGCTGGTGGCCTCCATCAACTGGCCTGCCATAGGTAACCTGCTGGGGAGCGTCATCTACCCGGTCGTGGCCTCCCaggagctgaggctggaagTCAAACATGATCAGGTCGAGCTGAGCATAACCCTCTTCCCAGTGGTGGAAATGGAGGGCAAGGTTCTTCTAGCTGTTCCTCCTGAAGGACTGGTGGAAAACCTCTGGCTTGAGAGCTTTTACAAGGCAGAGGTCTCAAAGGTGAAGGAGCTGGATGCAGCTGATGCTGGGGCTCGACAGCACTGCCTCCGCATCCTGAACGGCATCTGCAAGAGCCATCCTGCCCTGCACAAACTGAGCGGCAGCCCCTTGACCCATGTCATTCTTCACCTCAGTGCCACCAGTTCAGACTGGGCAGAAGAAAGCCTTGCTGACAGGTTCCAGCAGGTGCTTGAGGAGCTGGTAGGCTACCTGGAGAAAGGGGTCCTGCCTTCCTATTTCAACTGCAAAATCAACCTCTTCTGTGAGCTGTTGGAAGAGGAAATCGATGAGATGGGCTTCCTGCTTTACAGGGCCATATCGGAGCCAGAGCTCCTGCTGAGGGAGAAATGA
- the FLII gene encoding protein flightless-1 homolog: protein MAATGVLPFVRGVDLSGNDFKGGYFPEHVKAMTSLRWLKLNHTGLCYLPEELAALQKLEHLSVSHNSLTTLHGELSGLPCLRAIVARANSLKNSGVPDDIFQLDDLSVLDLSYNQLTECPRELENAKNMLVLNLGHNSIETIPNQLFINLTDLLYLDLSDNKLESLPPQMRRLVHLQTLILNNNPLLHAQLRQLPAMTALQTLHLRNTQRTQSNLPTSLEGLVNLADVDLSCNDLIRIPECLYTLGSLRRLNLSSNQITELSLCIDQWTQLETLNLSRNQLTSLPSAICKLTKLKKMYLNSNKLDFDGIPSGIGKLVNLEEFMAANNNLELIPESLCRCSKLRKLVLNKNRLVTLPEAIHFLTDMEILDVRENPNLVMPPKPVDRTSEWYNIDFSLQNQLRLAGASPATVAAAAAGSGTKDPLARKMRLRRRKDSAQDDQAKQVLKGMSDVAQEKNKKIEESGEAKAPDLKTRRWDQGLEKPQLDYSEFFSEDVGQLPGLCVWQIENFVPTLVDEAFHGKFYEADCYIVLKTFLDENGSLNWEIYYWIGQEATLDKKACSAIHAVNLRNYLGAECRSIREEMGDESDEFLQVFDNDISYIEGGTASGFFTVEDTQYITRLYRVYGKKNVKLEPVALKGTSLDPRFVFLLDHGLNLFVWRGSQATLSSTTKARLFAEKINKNERKGKAEITLLTQGQETPDFWEALGGQPEEIRPCVPDDFQPHKPKLYKVGLGLGYLELPQINYRLSVEHKKRLKADLMPEMRLLQSLLDTKSVYILDCWSDVFIWIGRKSPRLVRAAALKLSQELCGMLHRPKHAMVTRNLEGTECQVFKSKFKNWDDVLRVDYTRNAETVLQEGGLAGKVRKDAEKKDQMKADLTALFLPRQPPMALSEAEQLMEEWNEDLDGMEGFVLEGKKFARLPEEEFGHFHTHDCYVFLCRYWVPVEYEEEEEKKKKGEGKAGEECEEEEEEKQPEEDFQCIVYFWQGREASNMGWLTFTFSLQKKFESLFPGKLEVVRMTQQQENPKFLSHFKRRFVIHRGKRKERTSPPQPSLYHIRTNGGALCTRCIQINTDAGLLNSEFCFILKVPFESTDNQGIVYTWVGRAADPDEAKLAEDIMNHMFDDSYSKQVINEGEEPENFFWVGIGSQKPYDEDAEYMKHSRLFRCSNEKGYFSVSEKCSDFCQDDLADDDIMLLDNGREVYMWVGTQTSQVEIKLSLKACQVYIQHMRSKDPTHPRKLRLVRKGNEPWPFTRCFHAWSVFRKPPA from the exons ATGGCGGCCACCGGCGTCTTGCCCTTCGTCCGCGGTGTCGACCTCAGCGGCAACGACTTCAag gGTGGCTACTTCCCAGAGCACGTGAAGGCGATGACCAGCCTGCGCTGGCTGAAGCTGAACCACACGGGGCTCTGCTACCTGCCCGAGGAGCTCGCTGCCCTCCAGAAGCTG GAACACCTCTCCGTGAGTCACAACAGCCTCACCACACTCCATGGGGAACTTTCTGGCCTGCCCTGCCTCCGG GCGATCGTGGCTCGTGCAAACAGCCTGAAGAACTCGGGAGTCCCCGATGATATCTTCCAGCTGGATGACCTCTCAGTGCTG GACCTGAGCTACAACCAGCTCACAGAATGTCCCCGGGAACTGGAGAATGCTAAGAACATGCTGGTCCTCAACCTTGGCCACAACAG CATTGAGACCATCCCCAACCAGCTCTTCATCAACCTGACAGACCTGCTCTACCTCGACCTGAGTGACAACAAGCTGGAGAGCCTCCCACCGCAGATGAGACGCCTGGTCCACCTCCAGACTCTTATCCTCAACAACAACCCTCTCCTGCACGCGCAGCTCCG GCAGCTCCCAGCGATGACGGCCCTGCAGACCCTCCACCTCAGGAACACCCAGCGAACACAGAGCAATCTGCCCACCAGCCTCGAGGGTCTGGTGAACCTGGCAG ACGTGGACCTGTCCTGCAACGACCTCATCCGCATCCCTGAGTGCCTCTacaccctgggcagcctgcgGCGCCTCAACCTCAGCAGTAACCAGATCACGGAGCTGTCCCTCTGCATCGACCAGTGGACCCAGCTGGAGACCCTCAACCTGTCCCGCAACCAGCTCACCTCCTTGCCT TCAGCCATCTGTAAGCTGACCAAGCTGAAGAAGATGTACCTGAACTCCAACAAGCTCGACTTTGACGGGATCCCCTCAGGCATTGGCAAGCTCGTCAACCTGGAGGAGTTCATGGCGGCCAACAACAACCTGGAGCTCATCCCCGAGAGCCTGTGCAG GTGCTCCAAGCTGAGGAAGCTGGTGCTGAACAAGAACCGCCTGGTGACACTGCCAGAAGCCATCCACTTCCTGACAGACATGGAG ATCCTGGATGTGCGGGAGAACCCCAACCTGGTGATGCCCCCGAAGCCGGTGGATCGGACGTCGGAGTGGTACAACATCGACTTCTCCCTGCAGAACCAGCTCCGCCTGGCTGGAGCCTCCCCGGCCACTGTTgcggctgctgcagcag ggagCGGCACCAAGGACCCGCTGGCCCGCAAGATGCGGCTCCGGCGGCGCAAGGATTCTGCCCAGGACGACCAGGCCAAGCAGGTGCTGAAAGGGATGTCAGACGTGGCCCAGGAGAAGAACAAGAAGATAGAG gaGAGCGGGGAGGCGAAGGCACCGGACCTGAAGACGCGCCGCTGGGACCAGGGCCTGGAGAAGCCACAGCTGGACTACTCTGAGTTCTTCAGCGAGGATGtggggcagctgcctggcctCTGCGTCTGGCAGATCGAGAACTTTGTGCCCACGCTGGTGGACGAGGCTTTCCACGGCAAGTTCTACGAGGCTGACTGCTACATCGTGCTCAAG ACCTTCCTGGATGAGAACGGTTCCCTCAACTGGGAGATCTACTACTGGATCGGACAGGAGGCCACTCTGGACAAGAAGGCCTGCTCCGCCATCCATGCCGTCAACCTCCGCAACTACCTGGGGGCTGAGTGCCGCAGCATCCGTGAAGAGATGGGGGATGAGAGCGATGAGTTCCTCCAG GTCTTTGACAATGACATCTCCTACATTGAGGGTGGCACGGCCAGCGGCTTCTTCACTGTCGAGGACACACAGTACATCACCAG GCTGTATCGTGTCTACGGGAAGAAGAATGTCAAGCTGGAGCCGGTGGCACTGAAAGGGACATCGCTGGATCCCCG GTTCGTCTTCCTCCTGGACCATGGCCTCAACCTCTTCGTGTGGCGCGGGAGCCAGGCCACGCTGAGCAGCACCACCAAGGCCAG GCTCTTTGCTGAGAAGATCAACAAGAATGAGCGGAAGGGCAAGGCAGAGATCACGCTGCTCACCCAGGGCCAGGAGACCCCCGACTTCTGGGAGGCGCTGGGGGGGCAGCCCGAGGAGATCCGGCCCTGCGTCCCCGATGACTTCCAGCCCCACAAGCCCAAGCTGTACAAG GTCGGCCTGGGCCTGGGCTACCTGGAGCTGCCCCAGATCAACTACAGGCTCTCGGTGGAGCACAAGAAGAGGCTGAAGGCTGATCTGATGCCGGAGATGCGCCTG ctgcagagcctgctggaCACCAAGAGCGTGTACATCCTGGACTGCTGGTCTGACGTCTTCATCTGGATCGGGAGGAAGTCGCCGCGGCTGGTGCGGGCGGCAGCGCTGAAGCTGAGCCAGGAGCTGTGCGGCATGCTGCACCGGCCCAAGCACGCCATGGTCACCCGGAACCTGGAGGGCACAGAGTGCCAG GTGTTCAAGTCCAAGTTCAAGAACTGGGACGACGTCCTGCGCGTGGATTACACCCGCAACGCTGAGACGGTGCTGCAGGAGGGCGGCCTCGCCGGGAAGGTCCGCAAGGATGCTGAGAAGAAGGACCAAATGAAGGCCGACCTCACGGCGCTCTTCctgccccgccagccccccaTGGCCCTGAGCGAG gcagagcagctgatgGAGGAGTGGAACGAGGACCTGGACGGCATGGAGGGCTTCGTGCTGGAGGGCAAGAAATTCGCTCGCCTGCCCGAGGAGGAATTTGGCCACTTCCACACCCATGACTGCTACGTCTTCCTCTGCAG GTACTGGGTGCCAGTGGAGtatgaggaagaggaggagaagaagaagaagggtGAAGGCAAAGCGGGGGAGGAatgtgaggaagaggaggaggagaagcagcccGAGGAAGATTTCCAGTGCATAGTCTACTTCTGGCAAGGCCGGGAGGCCTCCAACATGGGCTGGCTCACCTTCACCTTCAGCCTCCAGAAGAAGTTTGAGAGTCTCTTCCCCGGCAAGCTGGAG GTCGTGCGCATgacccagcagcaggagaaccCCAAGTTCCTCTCGCACTTCAAGAGGAGGTTTGTCATCCACCGCGGCAAGCGGAAGGAGAGGACCAGCccgccccagcccagcctctaCCACATCCGCACCAACGGGGGGGCCCTCTGCACCAG GTGCATCCAGATCAACACAGATGCTGGTCTGCTCAACTCGGAGTTTTGCTTCATCCTCAAG GTGCCCTTTGAGAGCACGGACAACCAGGGCATCGTCTACACCTGGGTGGGCCGGGCAGCCGACCCCGATGAGGCCAAGCTGGCTGAGGACATCATGAACCACATGTTTGATGACTCCTACAGCAAGCAG GTGATCAATGAGGGAGAAGAGCCTGAAAACTTCTTCTGGGTGGGCATTGGGAGCCAGAAGCCCTACGATGAAGACGCCGAGTATATGAAGCACTCCCGGCTCTTCAG GTGCTCCAATGAGAAGGGTTATTTCTCCGTGTCAGAGAAGTGCTCCGATTTCTGCCAGGACGATCTAGCTGATGATGACATCATGCTGCTCGACAACGGGCGGGAG GTCTACATGTGGGTGGGCACCCAGACCAGCCAGGTGGAGATCAAGCTGAGCCTCAAGGCGTGCCAG GTCTACATCCAGCACATGCGCTCCAAGGACCCCACGCATCCCCGCAAGCTCCGGCTGGTGCGGAAAGGCAACGAGCCTTGGCCCTTCACCCGCTGCTTCCACGCCTGGAGCGTCTTCCGCAAGCCGCCTGCCTaa